Within Acidobacteriota bacterium, the genomic segment AGATCCGCCATCTCCGCATCGGAGCACAGCACCGCACCGGCGTCGCCGCAGGCCCCCAGGACCTTGGCGGGGTAGAAGGAGATGGTGGAGATGAGGGCATCGCGGTAGATGGACTCGCCGCCGTAGGTCACCCCGAAGCTTTGAGCACCGTCTTCCACCAGTGGAATCTCCCGCTCCCGGCACAGGCTGCGGATCTCTGCGAGCTTTCCCGATCCCCAGCCGTAGAGATGCACAAGGATTACCGCCTTGGGCTGGTAGTGGTCGAGGGCCTGGCGCAGCAGGTCGAGGTCGAGCTGCAGGTCGTCGGGGTCGATATCCACGGTCACCGGCCGTCCGCCGCAGTTGATCACCGCCTCGAAGGTAGCCCAAAAAGTGGCGTCGGGAATCGCCACCACGTCCCCCGGCCCCACTCCCACTGCCCGCAGCGCCAGCTGCAGAGCGTCGGTGCCGTTGGCGCAGGCAACGGCGGCGGCGGCCCCGGTGCGCTGCACCAGGTTGCGCTCCAGCTGTTCTACGTCCGGGCCACCGACGAAGCGGGTGTTCTCGGTGATGTCCCGGCAGATCTCCGCCCAGCGTTCGAGGAATCCGTCCTCGAAGCGTCGTAGATCGATGAATGGCACTCCCATGGGCCTCTCCTCTCTTCTTCCCTTCTCACTCGAACTTTTCAT encodes:
- a CDS encoding aminotransferase class I/II-fold pyridoxal phosphate-dependent enzyme; the protein is MGVPFIDLRRFEDGFLERWAEICRDITENTRFVGGPDVEQLERNLVQRTGAAAAVACANGTDALQLALRAVGVGPGDVVAIPDATFWATFEAVINCGGRPVTVDIDPDDLQLDLDLLRQALDHYQPKAVILVHLYGWGSGKLAEIRSLCREREIPLVEDGAQSFGVTYGGESIYRDALISTISFYPAKVLGACGDAGAVLCSDAEMADLVRRLGNHGRSDHYQHAWVGWNSRMSGFDAAFLNLSLEHFDRRLESRQQLAARYRQRLPELGVRVPALPAGYEENGYLNVTLQDPQRRDAVEAVLRDAGIGTGRVYPGSMSTQPGAEGHLHGAIGGERAEELSRSVLNLPLFAYMGEAEQDEVLTVLARAMEKAAAG